From Armatimonadota bacterium, the proteins below share one genomic window:
- a CDS encoding methyltransferase domain-containing protein, producing the protein MIAAAATDLGYLLLALADVPAVHVLAARWSRRRYARLAAGYDAHIACCPHYGIALDDALSVVDVSPRRILDVSTGTGFAASALARRFPAASVVACDQSLPMLLRARGRLPGLGLVCADAGRLPFADGAFDLVVQHNAPPPIGELARVVAAGGRLVVAFSSAGTLPDWLRAAVVQRLRGRGLQVISHRRVGDGWYALAGRPGVRR; encoded by the coding sequence ATGATCGCCGCCGCGGCCACCGACCTGGGCTACCTGCTGCTGGCGCTGGCCGATGTCCCCGCCGTGCACGTCCTGGCCGCCCGGTGGAGCCGGCGTCGTTACGCCCGTCTGGCGGCGGGCTACGATGCGCACATCGCCTGCTGCCCCCACTACGGGATCGCGCTGGACGACGCGTTGTCGGTGGTGGATGTCTCGCCGCGGCGGATTCTGGACGTGAGCACCGGCACGGGATTTGCCGCCTCAGCCCTGGCGCGGCGGTTTCCGGCGGCGTCGGTGGTGGCGTGCGATCAGTCGCTGCCCATGCTGCTCCGCGCCCGGGGGCGCCTGCCCGGACTCGGGCTGGTGTGTGCCGACGCCGGCCGGTTGCCGTTTGCCGACGGCGCGTTCGACCTGGTAGTGCAGCACAACGCGCCCCCGCCCATCGGCGAGCTCGCCCGGGTCGTGGCCGCGGGTGGCCGCCTGGTCGTGGCCTTCTCGTCCGCCGGGACCCTGCCGGACTGGCTGCGGGCCGCCGTGGTGCAGCGCCTGCGGGGCCGTGGGCTGCAGGTCATCAGCCACCGGCGGGTGGGCGACGGGTGGTACGCGCTGGCCGGACGCCCCGGGGTGCGCCGATGA
- a CDS encoding PIG-L family deacetylase has protein sequence MKASVVIAALNEEPTIGEVVRAARAASHVAEVIVVSDGSSDGTAQAARRAGADVVVELSRTVGKAGAVLAGAARAHHAVTVLLDADLLGLRPDHVDALASPVLTGEADMVVGTLGGDRLQAVLPGLSGQRALPTWVLLAHPHLQRVGFGLERFLNGLARRGRWQVADIVLDGVSHRRKEDKYGLVRGYRAKLRAAEEIALPSPVVRRAATARRVGPAVAVVVVMVHVLWGLFAGPTSAAHLGQVPSPRPTDRVLVVAAHSDDETLGAGGYMAAARRAGAAVTVVIVTNGDGNRLSAALLGRRPRPRPADYLREGRLRQRESLLALQRLGVPAGSVVFLGYPDRGLDRLLTDHWDRGRPYTSPFTRVSASPYGHAYRPGSPYTGEDLVDVLAEVTLRVRPTVVITHALADEHPDHQAVHTFVTLALDRAAAAGLSRPRRYGVLIHAPDFPRPLRYAPNRPLLPPPRLRDAVRWASYPLSPDLLAAKHLALQAYRSQYDSPYLRLLLNGFQRQNELFIEEPPPAR, from the coding sequence ATGAAGGCCTCGGTGGTCATCGCCGCCCTGAACGAGGAACCCACCATCGGCGAGGTCGTCCGGGCGGCCCGGGCGGCGTCGCATGTGGCGGAAGTGATCGTGGTGTCCGACGGGTCCTCCGACGGCACGGCTCAGGCCGCCCGGCGGGCCGGCGCCGACGTGGTGGTGGAGCTTTCCCGGACCGTGGGCAAGGCCGGGGCCGTGCTGGCCGGGGCGGCCCGGGCGCACCACGCGGTCACGGTGCTGCTGGATGCCGATCTGCTCGGCCTGCGCCCGGACCACGTGGATGCCCTGGCCTCCCCCGTGCTGACCGGGGAAGCCGACATGGTCGTCGGGACCCTGGGTGGGGACCGGCTGCAGGCGGTCCTGCCCGGCCTCAGCGGACAGCGGGCTCTTCCGACCTGGGTCCTGCTGGCCCACCCGCACCTCCAGCGGGTGGGCTTCGGACTGGAGCGCTTCCTCAACGGGCTGGCGCGGCGGGGCCGGTGGCAAGTGGCCGACATCGTCCTGGATGGCGTGTCCCACCGGCGCAAGGAAGACAAGTACGGGCTGGTCAGGGGCTACCGGGCGAAGCTGCGGGCGGCGGAGGAGATTGCGCTGCCCTCTCCGGTGGTGCGCCGCGCGGCGACGGCGCGCCGGGTCGGTCCGGCGGTGGCGGTGGTGGTGGTCATGGTGCACGTGCTGTGGGGACTGTTCGCGGGGCCGACGTCGGCGGCCCACCTGGGCCAGGTGCCCTCGCCGCGGCCCACCGACCGCGTCCTGGTGGTGGCCGCCCACAGCGACGACGAGACGCTGGGCGCGGGCGGCTATATGGCCGCCGCCCGGCGGGCCGGTGCCGCCGTGACGGTGGTGATCGTCACCAACGGCGACGGAAACCGGCTGTCGGCGGCGCTCCTGGGCCGGCGGCCGCGCCCGCGGCCCGCCGACTATCTGCGCGAGGGACGCCTCCGGCAGCGGGAGTCGCTGCTGGCCCTCCAGCGCCTGGGGGTGCCCGCCGGCTCCGTGGTCTTCCTGGGCTATCCCGACCGCGGCCTGGACAGGCTCCTCACCGACCACTGGGACCGCGGCCGCCCGTACACCTCGCCGTTCACCCGGGTGTCCGCGTCTCCCTACGGTCACGCCTACCGCCCCGGCTCCCCCTACACCGGCGAAGACCTGGTGGATGTGCTGGCCGAGGTGACCCTCCGGGTGCGGCCCACCGTGGTCATCACCCACGCGCTCGCGGATGAGCATCCGGACCACCAGGCCGTGCACACCTTTGTGACGCTGGCGCTGGACCGTGCGGCCGCCGCGGGCCTGAGCCGACCCCGCCGCTACGGGGTGCTCATCCACGCCCCCGACTTCCCCCGGCCGCTGCGGTACGCGCCGAACCGCCCGCTGCTGCCTCCGCCCCGCCTGCGGGATGCCGTGCGGTGGGCGTCGTACCCGCTGTCCCCGGACCTGCTGGCCGCCAAGCACCTCGCGCTGCAGGCGTATCGGAGCCAGTACGACAGCCCCTACCTGCGGTTGCTGCTCAACGGCTTCCAGCGTCAGAACGAACTGTTCATCGAGGAGCCTCCCCCGGCCCGATGA
- a CDS encoding EamA family transporter, translating into MSPVGPVVPADRRGPALVAAAAVLWGSLGMAGRVAFAAGVQPLEAAFYRAAMAFVVLLALTARAHPRQLRVRTSDLPLFAVFGLVSFAAFFFVYLYAIRETSVATAALLLYTAPAFVVLLSAAVFGERLTARRAAAVALAFAGCALVVSGGHLSTLRVPVRGALAGLAAGLTYALYSILGKIALSRYPPMPTLTYGLGVGAVTLGTAAAAAGQIGTDHPPQAWAALAYLAVAATAAPQLLYLAGLRVLEPGRASLIATLEPVVAAVLGVLLLHEPLTPAQAVGGLMVLSAVWASRPVRPASGGG; encoded by the coding sequence ATGAGCCCGGTCGGTCCGGTCGTTCCGGCCGACCGCCGGGGCCCCGCGCTGGTGGCGGCCGCGGCGGTCCTGTGGGGCAGCCTGGGCATGGCCGGCCGGGTGGCCTTTGCGGCCGGCGTGCAGCCCCTGGAGGCGGCCTTCTACCGGGCGGCGATGGCCTTCGTCGTTCTGCTGGCGCTGACCGCCCGCGCGCATCCGCGGCAGCTGCGGGTGCGGACTTCCGACCTGCCGCTGTTCGCCGTCTTCGGACTGGTCAGCTTTGCCGCCTTCTTCTTCGTGTACCTGTACGCCATCAGGGAAACCTCGGTGGCGACCGCTGCGCTGCTGCTGTACACCGCGCCGGCGTTCGTGGTCCTGCTGTCGGCGGCGGTGTTCGGCGAGCGCCTCACCGCCCGCAGGGCGGCCGCGGTGGCGCTGGCATTCGCGGGATGCGCGCTGGTGGTGAGCGGCGGACACCTGTCCACCCTGCGGGTGCCCGTGCGCGGGGCGCTGGCCGGGCTGGCGGCGGGGCTGACGTATGCCCTCTACAGCATCCTGGGCAAGATCGCCCTCTCCCGGTACCCCCCGATGCCCACCCTCACCTACGGTCTGGGTGTCGGAGCGGTGACGCTGGGGACGGCGGCGGCTGCCGCGGGGCAGATCGGTACCGACCATCCCCCCCAGGCGTGGGCGGCCCTCGCGTACCTCGCGGTGGCGGCGACGGCGGCTCCGCAGCTGCTGTACCTGGCCGGACTGCGCGTGCTCGAACCCGGCCGGGCCAGCCTCATCGCCACCCTGGAGCCGGTGGTCGCCGCCGTGCTGGGAGTCCTTCTCCTGCACGAACCCCTGACTCCGGCCCAGGCGGTGGGGGGGCTGATGGTCCTCAGCGCCGTGTGGGCGTCCCGACCGGTGCGCCCCGCATCCGGCGGAGGGTAG
- a CDS encoding bifunctional nuclease family protein, whose amino-acid sequence MKVRGVALDQQMNPVVLLVDQAETMALPIWIGQAEATAIAMELQGVKPPRPMTHDLLRSILKALSAIVTRVVVTEVRDSTYFAEIHLAANGSPVVVDSRPSDAIALALRTDAPIFVTPQVAEQAIALKKPLDQEMEEFRKFLEKVKPSDFKGTVH is encoded by the coding sequence ATGAAGGTCCGCGGTGTCGCCCTCGACCAGCAGATGAACCCCGTCGTGCTGCTGGTCGACCAGGCGGAGACCATGGCGCTGCCCATCTGGATCGGGCAGGCCGAAGCCACGGCCATTGCCATGGAGCTGCAGGGCGTGAAGCCTCCGCGCCCGATGACCCACGACCTGCTGCGTTCCATCCTCAAGGCTCTGTCGGCCATCGTCACCCGCGTGGTGGTCACCGAGGTCCGGGACAGCACCTACTTTGCCGAAATCCACCTGGCGGCCAACGGCTCGCCGGTCGTGGTGGACTCCCGGCCCAGCGATGCCATCGCCCTGGCCCTGCGGACGGACGCTCCCATCTTCGTCACCCCCCAGGTGGCCGAACAGGCCATCGCCCTCAAGAAGCCGCTGGACCAGGAGATGGAAGAGTTCCGCAAGTTCCTGGAGAAGGTCAAGCCCTCCGACTTCAAGGGCACCGTCCACTAG
- a CDS encoding sigma-70 family RNA polymerase sigma factor gives MSDVPGELAAPVDAGDRVAASPEASREAFAALLTACWDRAYRLAYHLTGRRPDAEDLLQQAVEEAWRAFGRFQPGTRFDSWLFRIIHNSYIDRVRRDRRRRMFSLDDLTAERAGTSDDPAAAADGLLDGPVLRALQLLPPPFRAVVVLVDLEGLSYEEAAAVLRCPVGTVRSRLHRARLALREWLRPYVDAVRRGGL, from the coding sequence ATGTCGGATGTGCCCGGGGAACTGGCAGCGCCCGTGGACGCCGGCGATCGCGTGGCGGCGAGCCCGGAGGCATCCCGAGAGGCCTTCGCGGCCTTGCTGACTGCCTGCTGGGACCGCGCCTACCGGCTCGCGTACCACCTTACCGGCCGCCGGCCGGATGCGGAGGACCTGCTTCAGCAGGCCGTCGAGGAGGCCTGGCGCGCCTTTGGGCGTTTCCAGCCCGGCACGCGGTTTGACAGCTGGTTATTCCGCATCATCCACAACTCGTACATAGACCGCGTGCGCCGCGACCGGCGCCGGCGGATGTTCTCGCTGGACGACTTGACGGCGGAACGGGCCGGCACCTCCGACGACCCCGCCGCGGCGGCGGACGGGCTGCTGGACGGTCCGGTCCTGCGGGCCCTGCAGCTGCTGCCGCCGCCGTTTCGCGCCGTGGTGGTGCTGGTGGATCTGGAGGGGCTGTCGTACGAAGAGGCCGCCGCCGTCCTGCGGTGTCCGGTCGGGACGGTGCGGTCGCGGCTGCACCGGGCCCGGCTGGCGCTGCGGGAGTGGCTGCGGCCCTACGTGGACGCCGTCAGGCGAGGTGGGCTGTGA
- a CDS encoding MurT ligase domain-containing protein, translating to MGWDGIRLAAAVTAGRLAASLSRRLRLGGGTTMPGRVARALHPQVVSRLAAGLRRGCVVVTGTNGKTTTARLIGHILARAGIPAAHNRAGANLAAGIVAALVERSGWTGRPRVDAGIFEVDEATVPLVWAPLRPRVAVLCNLFRDQLDRYGEIDLVSSRWRTALAQDPGEAVVVYNADDPLVADVGRTLPRQVPFGIADASCGAGTLEHAADARYCYRCGQPYQYAAVYFGHMGQYRCPRCGVRRPEPVVAARDVDLEGLRGTAFTLSTPAGERRVRTVLPGLYNVHNVLAAAAACLQLGVPLEQIAAAVEEFRPAFGRAERVRVNGREAVLLLAKNPAGFNEVLRTVLHPQSVSGGQPVLLVAINDLTADGRDVSWLWDTDVEMLAGRVGRVVVSGLRAYDMAVRLKYAGLPAGSLRVQPDLAAAWEEAVAAADGPVYALLTYTALLNLREILRRRGLVRGFWED from the coding sequence GTGGGGTGGGACGGCATTCGCCTGGCGGCGGCGGTGACCGCGGGCCGGCTGGCCGCATCCCTCAGCCGGCGGCTGCGCCTGGGGGGCGGGACGACCATGCCGGGGCGCGTCGCCCGCGCCCTGCATCCCCAGGTGGTCTCCCGGCTGGCCGCCGGCCTCCGCCGCGGGTGCGTGGTGGTCACCGGGACCAACGGCAAGACCACCACCGCCCGCCTGATTGGCCACATCCTCGCCCGGGCGGGGATCCCGGCGGCGCACAACCGCGCCGGCGCCAACCTGGCCGCGGGGATCGTCGCCGCCCTGGTGGAGCGCTCCGGCTGGACGGGCCGGCCGCGGGTGGACGCCGGCATCTTCGAAGTGGACGAGGCCACGGTTCCCCTGGTGTGGGCGCCGCTGCGGCCGCGGGTCGCCGTGCTGTGCAACCTGTTCCGCGACCAGCTGGACCGCTACGGCGAGATCGACCTGGTGTCATCCCGGTGGCGGACGGCGCTGGCGCAGGACCCCGGGGAGGCGGTGGTGGTCTACAACGCCGACGACCCGCTGGTGGCCGACGTGGGGCGGACCCTCCCCCGGCAGGTTCCCTTCGGGATCGCCGACGCCTCCTGCGGGGCGGGCACTCTGGAGCATGCGGCCGATGCCCGCTACTGCTACCGCTGCGGGCAGCCCTACCAGTACGCGGCGGTCTACTTCGGCCACATGGGCCAGTACCGCTGTCCCCGATGCGGCGTGCGGCGGCCGGAGCCGGTGGTGGCGGCCCGGGACGTGGACCTGGAGGGCCTGCGGGGGACGGCGTTCACCCTGTCCACGCCCGCGGGGGAGCGGCGGGTGCGGACGGTGCTGCCGGGCCTGTACAACGTGCACAACGTGCTGGCCGCGGCGGCGGCCTGCCTGCAGCTGGGAGTGCCCCTGGAGCAGATCGCCGCGGCCGTGGAGGAGTTCCGGCCGGCCTTTGGCCGGGCCGAGCGGGTGCGGGTGAACGGCCGGGAGGCCGTGCTGCTGCTGGCGAAGAACCCCGCGGGGTTCAACGAGGTCCTGCGGACCGTGCTGCACCCCCAGTCGGTGAGCGGGGGACAGCCTGTCTTGCTGGTGGCCATCAACGACCTGACCGCCGACGGCCGGGACGTGTCCTGGCTGTGGGACACGGACGTCGAGATGCTGGCCGGTCGGGTGGGGAGGGTGGTCGTCAGCGGGCTGCGGGCCTACGACATGGCGGTCCGCCTGAAGTACGCCGGCCTCCCTGCCGGGTCCCTGCGGGTGCAGCCCGATCTGGCTGCGGCCTGGGAGGAGGCCGTGGCAGCCGCCGACGGCCCCGTTTACGCGTTGCTGACCTACACCGCCTTGCTGAACCTGCGGGAGATCCTCCGCCGGCGGGGGCTGGTGCGGGGGTTCTGGGAAGACTAG
- a CDS encoding zf-HC2 domain-containing protein, translating into MGHPSDLLSGYLDGALSPEDAAGVAAHLAECAECRGILDDLQAVRSLLHAVPHRAPPPSLLPRTLARLDVRPRSSRRLGRWLAAAAAAAAAGWLLLQVRVLPAPDADRSVSAWYVHQHAVFAAAHPMADLTLAYLGTLPDEFHRFRRGEEGR; encoded by the coding sequence ATGGGCCACCCCTCGGACCTGCTCTCGGGGTACCTGGACGGCGCGCTGTCGCCTGAGGACGCGGCGGGGGTGGCCGCCCACCTGGCGGAGTGCGCGGAATGCCGGGGGATCCTGGATGATCTCCAGGCGGTGAGGAGCCTGCTTCACGCTGTTCCCCATCGCGCCCCCCCTCCCTCGTTGCTTCCGCGCACTCTCGCCAGGCTGGATGTCCGACCCCGCTCCTCTCGCCGGCTCGGCCGGTGGCTGGCGGCCGCGGCCGCCGCGGCAGCGGCGGGATGGCTGCTGCTCCAGGTACGGGTCCTCCCCGCCCCCGACGCCGACCGGTCGGTCAGCGCCTGGTACGTCCACCAGCACGCCGTCTTTGCCGCCGCCCACCCCATGGCTGACCTCACCCTGGCGTACCTGGGGACCCTGCCGGACGAATTCCACCGGTTCCGCCGCGGCGAGGAGGGGCGGTGA
- a CDS encoding glutamine amidotransferase, with protein MDLRICHLYPDLLNLYGDRGNLTVLVTRARWRGIVVAVDAVGIGDPLPVGRHDLYLIGGGEDRQQRLAAADLTTRKADALREAAGRGAVVLAICGGYQLLGHSYRPAAGEELVGVGLLDVVTVHPGPQARRLIGNVVVRCPLLGGAALVGFENHGGRTYLGPGAAPLGRVVVGSGNNGEDGTEGAVSGHVYGTYLHGPLLPRNPAFADHLLAAALRVRHGDVSLAPLTDDLEAAAHAAGVARATGTRP; from the coding sequence ATGGATCTGCGGATCTGCCACCTGTATCCGGACCTGCTCAACCTCTACGGGGACCGGGGCAACCTGACGGTCCTGGTCACCCGGGCGCGCTGGCGGGGGATCGTCGTCGCCGTGGACGCGGTGGGGATCGGCGACCCGCTGCCGGTGGGGCGGCACGACCTGTACCTCATCGGCGGGGGCGAGGACCGCCAGCAGCGCCTGGCCGCCGCCGACCTGACCACGCGCAAGGCCGACGCGCTGCGGGAGGCCGCCGGGCGGGGGGCCGTCGTCCTGGCCATCTGCGGGGGGTACCAGCTGCTGGGCCACTCGTACCGCCCCGCCGCCGGCGAGGAGCTGGTCGGCGTCGGCCTGCTGGACGTGGTGACCGTGCACCCGGGCCCGCAGGCCAGGCGTCTGATCGGCAACGTGGTGGTCCGGTGCCCGCTGCTGGGAGGCGCGGCCCTGGTGGGGTTTGAGAACCACGGGGGCCGCACGTACCTGGGCCCGGGTGCCGCCCCGCTGGGCCGGGTGGTCGTGGGTTCCGGCAACAACGGCGAGGACGGTACCGAGGGCGCGGTGTCCGGGCACGTGTACGGCACCTACCTGCACGGACCGCTGCTGCCCCGCAATCCGGCGTTCGCCGACCACCTGCTCGCGGCGGCCCTGCGGGTGCGCCACGGGGATGTGTCCCTGGCGCCCCTGACCGACGATCTGGAGGCCGCGGCACACGCTGCCGGGGTGGCCCGGGCGACGGGCACGCGTCCCTGA
- a CDS encoding glucose 1-dehydrogenase: protein MEFIGKTAIVTGGGRGIGRAIAAALAREGAAVAVAYAHHAAEAEAVADALRRSGRRAVALRADVSRPEDAAGLVATVLERWGRLDVLVNNAGITIRAALEQVSIADWEAVLATNLTGAFACSQAAAPALRESGGAIVNVASIRGLTGGSAPAYAASKGGLIALTKTLARALAPRVRVNAVAPGYTETAMHADLSVEERERIVRRIPVGRFAEPEEVAQAVVFLASPRASYITGQTLVVDGGLTMW from the coding sequence GTGGAGTTCATCGGCAAGACCGCCATCGTCACCGGGGGCGGCCGCGGGATCGGCCGGGCCATCGCGGCCGCGCTGGCCCGGGAGGGGGCCGCGGTGGCGGTGGCCTACGCGCATCACGCCGCCGAGGCCGAAGCCGTGGCCGACGCCCTGCGCCGGTCGGGGCGGCGCGCCGTGGCCCTGCGGGCCGACGTCTCCCGTCCGGAGGACGCGGCCGGGCTGGTGGCCACGGTCCTGGAGCGGTGGGGACGTCTGGACGTCCTGGTCAACAATGCCGGGATCACCATCCGGGCCGCGTTGGAGCAGGTGAGCATCGCCGACTGGGAGGCGGTGCTGGCCACCAACCTGACCGGCGCCTTCGCCTGCAGCCAGGCGGCCGCCCCCGCGTTGCGGGAGTCCGGGGGCGCCATCGTCAACGTGGCCAGCATCCGGGGGCTGACCGGCGGCAGCGCCCCCGCCTACGCCGCCAGCAAGGGCGGGCTGATCGCCCTCACCAAGACCCTGGCGCGGGCGCTGGCCCCGCGGGTGCGGGTCAACGCCGTCGCCCCGGGCTATACCGAGACCGCCATGCACGCGGACCTCAGCGTCGAGGAGCGCGAGAGGATCGTCCGGCGGATTCCGGTGGGCCGGTTTGCGGAGCCCGAGGAAGTCGCCCAGGCCGTGGTCTTCCTGGCCTCGCCCCGGGCCAGCTACATCACCGGGCAGACACTGGTGGTGGACGGCGGGCTCACCATGTGGTGA
- a CDS encoding SpoVR family protein has protein sequence MDAYRAIIERIDTLARQRGLSFDPVYFRLTDSDEIAEVASMGLPNRFIHWYWGGAYKELVVQQNKELFSILELVLNTRPSYAFLRRANTYLQNVLVIAHVFGHVDFFRNNHWFAKSNKNMLNEAERHARQIRKYEAQYGREKVEELLDALLTVAGTVNAFERNPAERRKRLIYYLEEKAPLDPWEHHVLQMIREESEYFDLIQRTHITNEGWATFIEAELLRDILDTPAWATLSVQLSNRPAPYTIGYALFRRVTRERGFEAALEIRAYYEDIRFIDEVLTDDLVRRLDLFVYDPKDRQKSYDLQQVKDMLIAQKLYKGEPHLEVDPASTPRELVLVHPEEDRRLDPKRVGLFLRAVHSLWRNPVKLRTAGKVYAYDRRGLSTA, from the coding sequence GTGGACGCCTACCGCGCCATCATCGAGCGCATAGACACCCTCGCCCGGCAGCGCGGGCTGTCCTTCGATCCGGTCTACTTCCGCCTCACCGACAGCGACGAGATCGCGGAAGTGGCCAGCATGGGCCTGCCCAACCGGTTCATCCACTGGTACTGGGGCGGCGCCTACAAGGAGCTGGTGGTCCAGCAGAACAAGGAACTGTTCAGCATCCTGGAGCTGGTCCTGAATACCCGCCCCTCCTATGCCTTCCTGCGGCGCGCCAACACCTACCTGCAGAACGTGCTGGTCATCGCCCACGTATTCGGCCATGTGGACTTCTTCCGGAACAACCACTGGTTCGCCAAATCCAACAAGAACATGCTCAACGAGGCGGAGCGCCACGCCCGGCAGATCCGCAAGTATGAGGCCCAGTACGGGCGGGAGAAGGTGGAGGAGCTGCTGGACGCCCTGCTCACCGTGGCGGGCACCGTCAACGCCTTCGAGCGCAATCCCGCCGAGCGCCGCAAGCGGCTGATCTACTACCTGGAAGAGAAGGCGCCCCTGGACCCCTGGGAGCACCACGTCCTGCAGATGATCCGGGAGGAGTCCGAGTACTTCGACCTCATCCAGCGGACCCACATCACCAACGAGGGGTGGGCCACCTTCATCGAGGCGGAACTGTTGCGGGACATCCTGGACACGCCCGCCTGGGCCACCCTGAGCGTCCAGCTGTCCAACCGGCCGGCCCCCTACACCATCGGCTACGCCCTGTTCCGGCGGGTCACGCGCGAGCGGGGGTTCGAGGCGGCGCTGGAGATCCGCGCCTACTACGAGGACATCCGGTTCATCGACGAGGTCCTCACCGACGACCTGGTGCGCCGGCTGGACCTGTTCGTCTACGATCCCAAGGACCGCCAGAAGAGCTACGACCTGCAGCAGGTCAAGGACATGCTCATCGCCCAGAAGCTGTACAAGGGCGAGCCCCACCTCGAGGTGGACCCCGCCTCCACCCCCCGGGAGCTGGTCCTGGTCCACCCCGAGGAGGACCGGCGGCTGGACCCCAAGCGGGTGGGGCTGTTCCTGCGCGCCGTGCACAGCCTGTGGCGCAACCCGGTGAAGCTGCGGACGGCGGGCAAGGTGTACGCCTACGACCGGCGGGGGCTCAGCACGGCGTGA
- a CDS encoding MFS transporter, with protein sequence MTSSRTIRGTVLRVTLVVALTELGFATVVPLLPLHLTEHLGASVRLVGVVVATFALVETVFKAAWGSAADRLGRRPLIVAGLLLGSVAPLVMSVLRRPLWFVPLRVVDGIGSSAVWPAATAIVADVTPPDRRATAMGAVNMGFLAGLACGPALGLFVAGLAGSYRWGFYLASALLMGAAVLALVALNGTDRRSDGLPPLTAVGYHGTMPPPRLADVVGEVRLSPALVAMLGAAFVQMFSAGLLAPILAIYARRVVGLSEHAIGALFLLVVLAVAAASVPAGRLADRWGKRRVVLWGMGIGAAGMWLLPLSTRLPVLAAAAALLGVGYTIATPAYHALVSQLAPPGRVGLAMGASQTAEGLGLVLGPLLGGLLWDVAGYRAPFLASAALLTAGTAGLGATLRRMRGAPVGTPTRR encoded by the coding sequence ATGACCTCCTCCCGGACCATCCGCGGGACCGTCCTGCGGGTCACGCTGGTGGTCGCCCTGACCGAGCTGGGTTTTGCCACGGTCGTCCCCCTGCTGCCCCTGCACCTGACCGAGCACCTGGGAGCCAGCGTGCGCCTGGTGGGGGTGGTGGTGGCCACGTTTGCGCTGGTGGAAACCGTCTTCAAGGCCGCCTGGGGATCGGCGGCCGACCGCCTGGGCCGGCGGCCGCTGATCGTCGCGGGGCTGCTGCTGGGCAGCGTGGCGCCCCTGGTGATGTCGGTCCTGCGCCGGCCGCTGTGGTTTGTGCCCCTGCGGGTGGTGGACGGCATCGGGTCCTCCGCGGTGTGGCCGGCGGCCACCGCCATCGTCGCCGACGTCACCCCGCCCGACCGCCGGGCCACCGCCATGGGCGCGGTGAACATGGGGTTCCTGGCGGGCCTGGCGTGCGGCCCGGCGCTGGGGCTGTTCGTGGCCGGCCTGGCGGGATCGTACCGGTGGGGGTTCTACCTGGCCAGCGCCCTGCTGATGGGAGCGGCGGTGCTGGCGCTGGTCGCCCTGAATGGCACGGATCGCCGGAGCGACGGTCTGCCGCCGCTGACGGCGGTGGGGTACCATGGCACGATGCCCCCGCCGCGGCTCGCGGACGTGGTGGGCGAGGTGCGGTTGTCGCCGGCGCTGGTGGCGATGCTGGGGGCGGCGTTCGTGCAGATGTTCAGCGCCGGGCTGCTGGCCCCCATCCTCGCCATCTACGCCCGGCGCGTGGTGGGCCTGTCCGAACACGCCATCGGCGCGCTGTTCCTGCTCGTGGTCCTGGCGGTGGCGGCGGCGTCGGTGCCCGCCGGGCGCCTGGCGGACCGCTGGGGCAAGCGCCGCGTGGTCCTGTGGGGCATGGGCATCGGCGCCGCAGGCATGTGGCTCCTGCCGCTTTCCACCCGCCTGCCCGTCCTGGCCGCTGCGGCGGCGCTGCTGGGGGTAGGGTATACGATCGCCACGCCCGCCTACCACGCGCTGGTCAGCCAGCTGGCGCCCCCCGGTCGGGTGGGGCTGGCGATGGGCGCGTCGCAGACCGCCGAAGGTCTGGGGCTGGTGCTGGGGCCGCTGCTGGGCGGGCTGCTGTGGGACGTCGCCGGCTACCGTGCGCCGTTTCTGGCCAGCGCCGCACTGCTGACGGCGGGGACGGCAGGGCTGGGCGCTACCCTCCGCCGGATGCGGGGCGCACCGGTCGGGACGCCCACACGGCGCTGA